In one window of Nicotiana tabacum cultivar K326 chromosome 12, ASM71507v2, whole genome shotgun sequence DNA:
- the LOC107770842 gene encoding uncharacterized protein LOC107770842: protein MSGHDNSNGSSEKSSSVMDDLPTFNAENMQNNMKVILYSRTFMAIIGGVIAGILGLTSLTGFIFYFLVMVITSVALTAKAKFSIHSYFDSWNRVMLDGFFGGLMSFVLFWTFAYDIVHIF from the exons ATGTCAGGGCATGATAACtcaaatgggtcttcagaaaaaTCCAGCAGTGTTATGGATGATTTGCCAACTTTCAATGCTGAGAATATGCAAAACAACATGAAAGTTATTTTATACAG CCGCACATTCATGGCGATCATTGGTGGTGTTATTGCTGGCATTCTGGGACTTACTAGCTTGACAGGCTTTATCTTTTATTTCCTTGTCATGGTAATAACTTCGGTAGCACTCACAGCAAAGGCCAAGTTTTCAATCCACTCCTACTTTGACAGCTGGAACAGAGTCATGCTTGATGGATTTTTTGGCGGGCTTATG TCATTCGTGCTCTTCTGGAC ATTCGCATATGACATCGTGCATATATTCTGA